Proteins encoded by one window of Lates calcarifer isolate ASB-BC8 linkage group LG5, TLL_Latcal_v3, whole genome shotgun sequence:
- the LOC108900137 gene encoding LOW QUALITY PROTEIN: CD209 antigen-like (The sequence of the model RefSeq protein was modified relative to this genomic sequence to represent the inferred CDS: deleted 1 base in 1 codon), whose protein sequence is MTVEYHASTVTNMDVEDSKIGYRQLLSDGSKFRYSAYVLRNSPYRIATVCLGLLCALLVVGAIGQSVHHQRVEQEQHNNLKAVVKEKENLQENLKTVQREKRNLEVIRDQLQENVKYISKRREQLEANNGLLTEETQNLKLSQSQLQTSNTALNKETEQLRASKTQLAANNNALSTAKDLLQKQYDSVVKRKNELQANYDSVTSEKNNLQNKFNNVTKSKEHLQMSYNDLIKNLEHLQDRYNFSNNEKDKLASSHQNLTLEKDTLQATFITLKKATDELRASYESLVQEKNELESNCKNVTMERDLLKVKIDNLTVERDLLQGQTVKLNATIQDKKCPTGWQKFQYSCYFTSVGKKNWLQSREYCQNKGADLAIINSRDEMTFINGLYGSEKEVWIGLTDEGVEGEWKWVDGTPLTTAYWGKDQPNSYNGRNQDCVEFWHRATGKGDWNDENCNIEQNWICEM, encoded by the exons ATGACCGTTGAGTACCATGCCTCTACAGTGACAAACATGGACGTCGAAGACAGTAAAATTGGATATAGGCAGCTTTTATCAGATGGAAGCAAGTTCCGCTATTCag CTTATGTGCTGAGAAACAGCCCTTACAGGATTGCTACCGTTTGCCTTGGGCTCCTGTGTGCTCTCCTGGTGGTTGGTGCCATAGGTCAGAGTGTCCACC ACCAAAGAGTAGAGCAAGAGCAACACAACAACCTAAAAGCTGTggttaaagagaaagagaacctACAGGAGAACCTGAAgacagtgcagagagagaaacggaATCTTGAAGTCATCCGTGATCAACTACAGGAAAACGTTAAATACATATCTAAAAGGAGAGAGCAACTAGAGGCAAATAACGGGTTATTGActgaagagacacaaaaccTTAAACTTAGCCAAAGCCAGTTACAGACCAGTAACACTGCTTTAAATAAAGAAACTGAACAGCTCAGAGCAAGTAAAACACAGTTGGCTGCCAATAACAATGCCTTGTCTACAGCCAAAGACTTGTTACAAAAGCAATATGATTCAGTAGTCAAGCGCAAAAATGAGTTACAAGCCAATTATGATTCAGTGACCAGTGAGAAGAACAATTTACAGAACAAATTCAATAATGTAACCAAATCAAAAGAGCACCTGCAGATGAGTTACAATGACTTG ATTAAGAACCTAGAACATCTACAGGACAGATACAACTTCTCTAACAATGAGAAAGACAAGCTGGCAAGCAGTCACCAAAACCTGACATTAGAAAAAGACACTCTGCAAGCCACTTTCATTACGCTTAAAAAAGCGACAGATGAGTTGCGGGCTAGTTATGAATCTTTggttcaggaaaaaaatgagCTTGAAAGCAACTGCAAAAATGTGACCATGGAGAGAGACCTGCTGAAGGTGAAAATCGACAATCTGACTGTTGAGAGAGATCTTCTACAGGGGCAGACTGTGAAACTGAATGCAACGATTCAAG ataaGAAGTGTCCCACTGGCTGGCAGAAGTTTCAGTACAGCTGCTACTTCACTTCTGTTGGCAAGAAAAACtggctgcagagcagagagtaCTGTCAAAACAAAGGAGCAGACCTGGCAATCATAAACAGCAGAGATGAAATG ACTTTCATCAACGGCTTGTATGGAAGTGAGAAAGAAGTCTGGATTGGATTGACCGATGAAGGAGTAGAAGGGGAGTGGAAGTGGGTGGATGGGACCCCACTGACTACAGC GTACTGGGGTAAAGACCAGCCCAACAGCTATAATGGGAGAAACCAGGACTGTGTGGAGTTCTGGCACCGTGCAACAGGGAAAGGCGACTGGAATGATGAGAACTGTAATATAGAGCAAAACTGGATCTGTGAAATGTAG
- the LOC108900136 gene encoding N-acetylaspartate synthetase isoform X2 — MIKNGRKNRLQTIVVREFEPKDKAEVHQIFYEGLMEMVPDTAFRGLKHHPESLLLYTAMTGFLPAIVLCGRYFCSRHVIHGYLEHAMSTDMGDIEGFYMKSPDACLWVAVLEGKVVGVVAAVGQQKSGGAVELQRMSVDRKCRRCGVGFALGQKVLDFAAAHRYSFVVLGTTAYSPAAHQLYQRLGFRCVGVTNGYVTPGARWSLLERIFYRVRHHHYSLDVQHNKITSNGQQ, encoded by the exons atgattaaaaatggaCGCAAAAATAGACTTCAAACTATAGTTGTGCGTGAATTTGAGCCAAAGGACAAAGCAGAGGTACATCAGATCTTTTACGAAGGGCTGATGGAGATGGTACCGGACACTGCCTTCAGAGGTTTGAAACATCACCCTGAAAGTCTCCTGCTCTACACTGCTATGACAG GATTCCTCCCAGCAATTGTGCTGTGTGGACGATACTTCTGCAGCAGACATGTTATCCATGGTTACCTGGAACACGCCATGAGCACAGACATGGGTGACATTGAGGGGTTTTACATGAAGTCACCAG ATGCCTGTCTGTGGGTAGCAGTGCTGGAAGGCAAAGTGGTGGGTGTTGTAGCAGCAGTTGGCCAGCAGAAGTCAGGAGGTGCTGTCGAGCTGCAGAGAATGTCTGTTGACCGAAAGTGTCGGCGGTGCGGAGTCGGGTTCGCATTGGGACAGAAAGTTCTGGACTTTGCTGCTGCTCACAGATACTCCTTTGTTGTGCTGGGCACCACGGCGTACAGTCCGGCTGCCCACCAGCTCTATCAGCGTCTGGGTTTCCGCTGTGTTGGGGTCACTAATGGGTATGTCACACCTGGTGCAAGATGGTCCTTACTGGAGAGAATTTTCTACAGAGTCCGCCATCACCACTACAGCCTGGATGTGCAACACAACAAGATCACCTCAAATGGACAACAATGA
- the LOC108900136 gene encoding N-acetylaspartate synthetase isoform X1 — MIKNGRKNRLQTIVVREFEPKDKAEVHQIFYEGLMEMVPDTAFRGLKHHPESLLLYTAMTVLCFVITMCWWVIGFLPAIVLCGRYFCSRHVIHGYLEHAMSTDMGDIEGFYMKSPDACLWVAVLEGKVVGVVAAVGQQKSGGAVELQRMSVDRKCRRCGVGFALGQKVLDFAAAHRYSFVVLGTTAYSPAAHQLYQRLGFRCVGVTNGYVTPGARWSLLERIFYRVRHHHYSLDVQHNKITSNGQQ; from the exons atgattaaaaatggaCGCAAAAATAGACTTCAAACTATAGTTGTGCGTGAATTTGAGCCAAAGGACAAAGCAGAGGTACATCAGATCTTTTACGAAGGGCTGATGGAGATGGTACCGGACACTGCCTTCAGAGGTTTGAAACATCACCCTGAAAGTCTCCTGCTCTACACTGCTATGACAG TTCTATGTTTTGTCATTACCATGTGTTGGTGGGTGATAGGATTCCTCCCAGCAATTGTGCTGTGTGGACGATACTTCTGCAGCAGACATGTTATCCATGGTTACCTGGAACACGCCATGAGCACAGACATGGGTGACATTGAGGGGTTTTACATGAAGTCACCAG ATGCCTGTCTGTGGGTAGCAGTGCTGGAAGGCAAAGTGGTGGGTGTTGTAGCAGCAGTTGGCCAGCAGAAGTCAGGAGGTGCTGTCGAGCTGCAGAGAATGTCTGTTGACCGAAAGTGTCGGCGGTGCGGAGTCGGGTTCGCATTGGGACAGAAAGTTCTGGACTTTGCTGCTGCTCACAGATACTCCTTTGTTGTGCTGGGCACCACGGCGTACAGTCCGGCTGCCCACCAGCTCTATCAGCGTCTGGGTTTCCGCTGTGTTGGGGTCACTAATGGGTATGTCACACCTGGTGCAAGATGGTCCTTACTGGAGAGAATTTTCTACAGAGTCCGCCATCACCACTACAGCCTGGATGTGCAACACAACAAGATCACCTCAAATGGACAACAATGA